Proteins encoded within one genomic window of Hermetia illucens chromosome 2, iHerIll2.2.curated.20191125, whole genome shotgun sequence:
- the LOC119649065 gene encoding uncharacterized protein LOC119649065: MAGGKNLSNSNIQVKEISNATTSVHWKQTSLTASRPDIAEEDKDSFYYLISDLFSVLIFFVVLVFQLWIKWATFIVRVVKLIYSAERNVQIALLIAGFLFIASLFLQYVVGHCRNNADTPSKRNTN; encoded by the exons ATGGCCGGAGGAAAAAATTtatcaaattcaaatattcaagTGAAGGAGATTTCTAATGCAACAACCTCTGTACATTGGAAGCAGACTTCACTCACTGCATCTCGGCCGGATATCGCTGAGGAGGACAAGGACAGTTTCTACTATCTGATATCAGATTTATTTAGTGTTTTGAT atttttcgtcGTCCTCGTTTTTCAACTTTGGATTAAATGGGCAACTTTTATTGTGCGGGTAGTGAAACtcatatactccgcagagag GAATGTACAAATTGCTTTATTGATTGCGGGGTTTTTATTCATTGCTTCTTTATTTTTGCAATACGTCGTCGGTCATTGCCGCAACAATGCCGATACTCCCTCTAAGAGAAATACTAATTGA